Proteins encoded within one genomic window of Bacteroides sedimenti:
- the rbsK gene encoding ribokinase: MKRSKLLVVGSVNTDMVVKTHCLPKPGETVLGGTFLMNGGGKGANQAVSAARLGADVSFICKVGNDTFGERAKKTFEDEGIDTSNLLFDPENASGVALITVDDRAENCIVVAPGANANLHASDIPDLPDLIKQADYVLMQLEIPMTTIQTVADIAHKKNIPVILNPAPAQKLSNNLLDKLFLITPNETEAEIISGVKVTDEESALQAAKKICDLGVACVVITLGKKGALIYKDSQHEIVPSIKVEAVDTTAAGDVFNGALAVGLMEKMPLKEAVRFACKAAAISVTRMGAQTSAPYRNEID, translated from the coding sequence ATGAAAAGATCAAAACTTTTAGTCGTTGGAAGTGTAAACACTGATATGGTTGTTAAAACTCATTGTTTACCTAAACCCGGAGAAACGGTTCTGGGAGGCACATTCTTAATGAATGGAGGCGGCAAGGGGGCCAATCAGGCTGTTTCCGCGGCACGGTTAGGTGCCGATGTCTCTTTTATATGCAAAGTCGGGAACGATACGTTTGGAGAGAGAGCAAAGAAAACATTCGAAGATGAGGGGATAGATACCTCGAATTTGTTGTTCGATCCTGAAAATGCTTCGGGTGTTGCTCTAATTACTGTGGATGATCGCGCTGAGAACTGTATTGTTGTTGCTCCCGGAGCAAATGCGAACCTGCATGCGTCAGACATTCCTGATTTGCCGGATTTGATCAAACAGGCCGATTATGTACTGATGCAACTCGAAATACCGATGACGACCATTCAGACTGTAGCTGATATAGCACATAAGAAGAATATACCTGTCATCCTGAATCCTGCCCCGGCTCAGAAGTTATCAAATAATTTGCTGGATAAATTATTCCTGATTACTCCAAATGAAACGGAAGCCGAGATTATCTCAGGAGTTAAAGTTACAGACGAGGAGTCGGCATTACAGGCTGCAAAAAAGATATGTGATTTAGGTGTTGCTTGTGTTGTAATTACCTTAGGGAAAAAGGGGGCATTGATCTACAAAGATTCTCAACATGAAATAGTTCCATCAATTAAAGTTGAAGCAGTCGATACAACCGCTGCCGGAGATGTGTTTAACGGGGCATTGGCTGTAGGGCTAATGGAGAAGATGCCATTAAAGGAAGCTGTTCGGTTTGCCTGTAAAGCAGCGGCCATATCGGTGACCCGTATGGGGGCTCAAACATCGGCTCCTTATAGAAACGAAATTGATTAA
- a CDS encoding ADP-ribosylglycohydrolase family protein, which translates to MIKNRLLICFFVLVYVAHSASGLTLNDEGANIPHKLTMSKSTLLDKVKGGWAGKTIGCTYGGPVEFLYNGTMVQDYVPLKWNDESVKWYYDNFPGLYDDVYVNLTFVDVFDRLGLNAPADSFAIAFAHASYPLWHANQVARNNVLNGIMPPASGNWLNNPHADDIDFQIESDFAGIMSPGMPNASSAIADKVGHIMNYGNGWYGGVFVAAMLSIAYTSDDVEYIVSQALKTIPAKSTFYQCISDVIKWHKLYPSDWKQTWFECQKKWSNDIGCPDGVFVPLDIDALINSAYVAIGLLYGGGDFAKSLEISTRCGQDADCNPSTVGGILGVMLGYSKIPEVWKKPLLGVGDRMFSHSNFSLNKTYSVSYKQALDVISANGGKVTANNVEIKCQTPVAVKYEQAFEGHFPKDKLSIGKALDKVLDVAFTGKGVVFKGYVQCSDNNYIAELGVMVDGKDMGVIKLPVSTQDSRKVDLYWIYQLKDEMHKVSFKWLNPNPNAQVYFGDAIIYAEPSVIDQF; encoded by the coding sequence ATGATTAAGAATAGATTATTGATATGTTTTTTTGTACTGGTCTATGTGGCTCATTCAGCGTCAGGTTTAACATTGAATGACGAAGGAGCAAATATTCCCCATAAATTGACAATGTCGAAAAGTACGCTTTTGGATAAAGTGAAAGGTGGATGGGCTGGAAAAACAATAGGTTGCACTTATGGAGGGCCGGTTGAGTTTCTATATAATGGAACAATGGTTCAGGACTATGTTCCATTGAAATGGAATGATGAAAGTGTTAAATGGTATTACGATAATTTCCCTGGACTTTATGATGATGTTTATGTGAATCTGACCTTTGTAGATGTCTTTGACCGTTTGGGCCTTAATGCACCTGCCGACTCCTTTGCCATTGCTTTTGCTCATGCCAGTTATCCTCTTTGGCATGCCAATCAGGTAGCCCGAAACAATGTTTTGAACGGTATAATGCCTCCAGCTTCTGGTAACTGGTTGAATAATCCTCATGCCGATGATATTGATTTTCAGATCGAATCTGATTTCGCTGGCATTATGTCACCTGGCATGCCGAATGCATCTTCTGCCATTGCTGATAAAGTAGGTCATATTATGAATTATGGAAATGGATGGTATGGAGGAGTTTTTGTTGCCGCCATGCTTTCAATAGCTTATACATCAGATGACGTAGAGTACATTGTTTCGCAAGCATTAAAAACAATACCTGCAAAGAGTACTTTCTATCAATGTATCAGCGATGTCATCAAATGGCATAAACTATACCCCAGTGATTGGAAACAGACCTGGTTTGAATGCCAAAAGAAATGGAGCAACGACATTGGATGTCCTGACGGAGTTTTTGTTCCTTTGGACATTGATGCTTTAATCAATAGTGCTTATGTTGCAATTGGTTTGTTATATGGAGGAGGAGATTTTGCTAAGTCATTGGAAATATCTACGCGTTGCGGACAGGATGCAGATTGCAATCCATCAACCGTAGGGGGTATTCTGGGGGTTATGCTTGGGTATAGTAAGATACCCGAAGTTTGGAAAAAACCATTATTGGGAGTGGGAGATCGGATGTTTTCACATTCAAACTTCTCTTTGAATAAAACCTACAGTGTAAGTTATAAACAGGCATTAGACGTAATCTCAGCGAATGGAGGTAAGGTAACAGCCAATAATGTTGAAATCAAATGCCAGACGCCAGTAGCTGTTAAATACGAACAAGCCTTCGAAGGGCATTTCCCGAAAGATAAGTTGTCTATCGGGAAAGCTTTGGATAAGGTCCTGGATGTTGCTTTTACCGGAAAAGGGGTTGTGTTTAAAGGATATGTGCAATGTTCGGATAATAACTATATCGCAGAACTTGGCGTAATGGTCGATGGAAAGGATATGGGAGTGATAAAATTGCCTGTTTCCACTCAAGATTCCAGAAAAGTAGATCTGTATTGGATATATCAATTGAAAGATGAGATGCATAAAGTCAGCTTTAAATGGCTGAATCCAAATCCAAATGCTCAGGTTTACTTTGGAGATGCCATAATTTATGCAGAGCCATCTGTGATTGACCAATTTTAG
- a CDS encoding GRP family sugar transporter, giving the protein MFIVENYLLAVLLCIVTMFCWGSWGNTQKLASKSWRYELFYWDYVIGILILSLVFGFTLGSFGEHGRGFVEDLAQVNSGNFWSAFIGGIIFNASNILLASAISLAGMSVAFPVGVGLALVLGVFINYIGAPKGDPIILFLGVALIMVAIVFNGVASGKMTKSDEESKTKKKGLIVAICAGVLMSFFYRFVAAAMDLENLESPTAGMATPYSALFIFSLGIFASNFIFNTIVMKKPFVGEPVSYSQYFKGHIKTHVVGLLGGIIWGLGTACSYIAAGKAGPAISYALGQGATMIAAMWGVFIWKEFKGASKTINALLTLMFVLFITGLVMIIISGGN; this is encoded by the coding sequence ATGTTTATTGTAGAGAATTATTTATTAGCGGTATTACTTTGTATAGTAACTATGTTTTGTTGGGGATCTTGGGGGAATACTCAGAAGTTGGCTTCTAAATCATGGCGCTATGAGCTTTTTTATTGGGATTATGTAATTGGTATACTCATTTTATCGCTTGTTTTCGGATTTACCCTTGGAAGCTTCGGCGAACATGGAAGAGGTTTTGTTGAGGACCTGGCGCAGGTGAATAGTGGAAATTTCTGGAGTGCGTTTATCGGAGGTATAATATTTAATGCATCGAATATCCTGTTGGCATCCGCTATTTCACTGGCTGGCATGTCTGTGGCATTTCCAGTAGGAGTTGGGCTGGCTTTGGTCTTAGGGGTATTTATAAATTATATCGGAGCCCCTAAGGGCGATCCGATAATCTTGTTCCTGGGCGTAGCGCTAATCATGGTTGCCATTGTATTTAATGGTGTTGCCTCAGGTAAAATGACGAAGAGCGATGAAGAAAGTAAAACGAAGAAAAAAGGCCTTATTGTAGCAATCTGTGCCGGTGTTTTGATGTCTTTCTTCTATCGTTTTGTAGCTGCCGCGATGGACTTGGAGAATCTTGAATCGCCAACCGCCGGCATGGCAACCCCCTATTCGGCTCTTTTTATTTTCTCATTGGGTATATTTGCCAGTAATTTCATCTTCAACACCATCGTCATGAAGAAACCTTTTGTTGGCGAGCCTGTTAGCTACAGCCAATATTTCAAGGGACACATCAAGACTCATGTCGTTGGTCTTTTGGGAGGAATTATCTGGGGACTTGGTACTGCTTGCAGTTACATTGCCGCAGGTAAGGCAGGTCCAGCTATCTCGTATGCATTAGGACAGGGTGCCACTATGATTGCGGCCATGTGGGGAGTCTTTATCTGGAAAGAGTTTAAAGGGGCTTCAAAAACAATCAATGCCTTGTTGACTCTGATGTTTGTCCTATTCATCACAGGTTTGGTCATGATTATTATTTCTGGAGGAAACTAA
- a CDS encoding cation transporter: protein MTSSEQKLYKQAWLLSLFTILYNIAEGVFSMLFGYEDETLALFGFGVDSFIEVLSGIGIAVMILRIKQNPQSHRSKFEKTALKITGTAFYLLSIGLLAGIITNIVSHHKPETTLWGIIISSLSILTMVWLMLAKRKVGKKLNSDPIIADSNCTKVCVYMSVVLLVSSLIYEITGFAYADVIGAAGLIYFSVSEGKEAFEKAKGIECSCCC, encoded by the coding sequence ATGACAAGTTCAGAGCAAAAATTGTATAAACAAGCATGGCTATTAAGCCTTTTCACAATCTTGTATAATATTGCCGAAGGAGTATTCTCAATGCTCTTTGGATACGAGGACGAGACCCTTGCCTTATTTGGTTTTGGAGTTGACAGTTTTATTGAGGTCTTATCCGGCATTGGAATAGCTGTAATGATTTTGCGTATCAAACAGAATCCGCAAAGCCATAGAAGCAAATTCGAAAAAACAGCATTAAAAATTACCGGCACTGCTTTTTATCTTTTATCGATAGGATTACTAGCCGGAATAATAACAAACATAGTTTCTCATCACAAACCGGAAACAACACTCTGGGGGATAATTATATCATCCTTATCAATCCTCACAATGGTATGGTTGATGCTTGCAAAGAGAAAAGTTGGTAAAAAACTAAATTCCGACCCTATTATTGCCGACAGCAATTGCACCAAAGTTTGTGTGTACATGTCTGTAGTTCTGCTTGTATCCAGCCTTATATATGAAATTACAGGCTTTGCATATGCTGATGTGATTGGTGCAGCCGGACTGATATATTTCTCCGTCAGCGAAGGGAAAGAGGCTTTTGAAAAGGCTAAAGGAATAGAATGCAGTTGCTGCTGTTAA
- a CDS encoding Fur family transcriptional regulator, whose amino-acid sequence MNSDFEKILENRGIKPTAMRILVLKELHSQSEAMSIYDLEQKFNKVERTTLFRTLNTFEENNLIHKIDDGSGAVKYALCQENCTCKLEDLHVHFLCMKCKKTFCLENIPVPFVQLPDNFEFKTANFVIKGICPQCHK is encoded by the coding sequence ATGAACAGCGACTTCGAAAAAATACTTGAAAATAGAGGAATTAAACCTACAGCCATGCGAATTCTGGTTCTGAAAGAATTGCATTCTCAATCAGAGGCTATGAGTATATATGATCTGGAACAGAAATTCAATAAAGTAGAAAGGACTACCCTTTTCAGGACACTCAACACATTTGAAGAGAACAATTTAATACACAAGATTGACGATGGCTCAGGAGCCGTCAAATATGCTTTATGCCAAGAAAACTGCACCTGCAAGCTAGAAGACTTACATGTACATTTTCTGTGCATGAAATGTAAAAAGACATTCTGCCTAGAGAATATTCCGGTTCCATTTGTTCAACTACCTGATAATTTCGAATTCAAAACTGCCAATTTTGTAATAAAAGGAATCTGTCCACAGTGCCACAAATAA
- a CDS encoding 3'-5' exonuclease has translation MESFAAIDFETANGQRSSVCSVGVIIVEDGIITDRFHSFIRPRPNFYTYWTTQVHGMTFEDTKESPDFPDVWANVSSRLNGLPLVAHNSPFDEGCLKAVFNLYGLSYPDYQFYCTCRLSKKMHKGLVNHQLHTVSQHCGYDLKQHHHALADAEACARIAINMFQETRTESFEELHDFVKRNY, from the coding sequence ATGGAATCATTCGCCGCCATCGATTTTGAAACAGCCAACGGACAGCGCAGCAGTGTGTGCAGTGTAGGGGTCATTATAGTAGAAGACGGGATTATAACCGACCGCTTCCACAGCTTTATCCGTCCACGTCCCAACTTTTATACATACTGGACCACCCAGGTTCACGGAATGACATTTGAGGACACCAAGGAGTCGCCCGATTTCCCCGATGTCTGGGCAAACGTTTCATCCAGATTGAACGGGTTGCCGCTGGTTGCCCACAACAGTCCTTTCGATGAAGGGTGCCTGAAAGCCGTTTTCAACCTCTATGGCCTCTCTTACCCTGATTACCAGTTTTATTGCACCTGCCGCCTCTCCAAAAAGATGCACAAAGGATTGGTAAATCATCAGCTGCACACTGTTTCCCAACATTGTGGATACGATTTAAAGCAGCATCACCATGCCCTGGCCGATGCGGAAGCCTGCGCAAGGATTGCCATCAACATGTTTCAGGAAACTCGGACCGAGAGTTTTGAGGAATTGCATGATTTTGTAAAGCGGAACTATTAA
- a CDS encoding DMT family transporter, whose product MNNDKKYKGHITVLMANIIWGLNAPIAKSVLDSSITPLSLTTFRCFGAAIIFWLLSIFTKREHVCHEDLLRLFFASLFGIVLNQGTFVFGLSLTSPINASIICTMAPIVTMIVAALYLKEPVTGKKVIGIFLGATGAMLLILSGHSVTTGKAGNIWGDLLCLASQLSFAIYLTVFKDLFGRYSTVTLMKWMFIYSSICLTPFSYSDVAAINFSAVSLHVYGGIAFVVLGSTCLAYLLVMIGQQNLRPTIVSMYNYIQPIVASFIAVTIGMDTLGWSKAGAIVLVFLGVYIVTQSRSKAQMDAYILTQNRQRTEEERPEELYRKDLNQNIKS is encoded by the coding sequence ATGAATAACGATAAGAAATACAAGGGTCACATAACTGTACTGATGGCAAATATTATCTGGGGATTGAATGCTCCTATTGCTAAATCGGTTTTAGATTCTTCAATTACACCCTTGTCTCTCACTACTTTTCGTTGTTTCGGCGCAGCAATTATATTCTGGCTGCTCTCTATTTTCACAAAACGTGAACATGTATGCCACGAAGATTTACTGAGGTTGTTCTTCGCATCTCTTTTCGGCATTGTTTTAAATCAGGGAACTTTCGTCTTCGGACTTTCACTCACTTCCCCCATCAATGCCTCTATCATTTGTACAATGGCTCCCATTGTCACCATGATTGTAGCTGCTCTCTATCTTAAAGAACCAGTGACAGGAAAGAAGGTTATTGGTATTTTTCTGGGTGCCACAGGTGCTATGCTACTGATATTAAGCGGCCACAGTGTCACAACCGGCAAAGCCGGCAATATCTGGGGCGATTTGCTTTGCCTTGCCAGTCAGCTAAGTTTTGCCATCTATCTTACAGTATTTAAGGACCTGTTCGGGAGATACTCCACTGTTACCCTCATGAAATGGATGTTTATCTATTCTTCTATCTGCCTCACACCTTTCTCTTATTCAGATGTGGCTGCAATCAATTTCTCTGCAGTATCATTGCATGTGTACGGAGGAATTGCTTTTGTGGTGTTAGGCTCCACTTGCCTGGCGTATCTGCTAGTGATGATTGGGCAGCAGAATTTACGTCCTACCATTGTGAGCATGTATAATTATATCCAACCCATCGTCGCTTCGTTTATTGCTGTTACCATCGGGATGGATACTTTAGGCTGGTCGAAAGCCGGTGCCATTGTGCTGGTGTTTCTGGGAGTCTACATTGTGACTCAAAGCCGGTCCAAAGCACAGATGGATGCCTATATTCTGACACAGAACAGACAACGAACAGAGGAAGAAAGACCGGAAGAACTCTATAGAAAAGATCTGAATCAAAATATTAAATCATAA
- a CDS encoding aconitate hydratase — protein sequence MVHDIEMLKRFYSTFTDRVFISRKNVGRSLTLAEKILYAHLFDENQETSYKRGEDYVNFRPDRVAMQDATAQMALLQFMNAGKEKSAVPATVHCDHLIQAYKGASEDVETANVTNREVYDFLRDVSSKYGIGFWKPGAGIIHQVVLENYAFPGGMMVGTDSHTPNAGGLGMIAIGVGGADAVDVMTGMEWELKMPKLIGVKLTGKLSGWASPKDVILKLAGILTVKGGTNAIIEYFGEGATSLSATGKATICNMGAEVGATTSLFAYDAQISDYLRATERAEIADMADAIVTDLQADPEVYANPENYFDRIIEIDLSALEPYINGPFTPDAATPISEFAAKVIANDYPRKMEVGLIGSCTNSSYQDISRAASVARQAIEKKIKAEAPLIVNPGSERVYQTALRDGMIETFESVGGTIMANACGPCIGQWKRITDDPTRKNAIVTSFNRNFAKRADGNPNTYAFVASPELTMALTIAGDLCFNPMKDKLTNADGEQVMLDEPKGENLPIKGFAQGDSGYMAPAGAATEIKIDPASTRLQALQPFPAWDGNELLNMPLLIKAQGKCTTDHISMAGPWLRFRGHLENISDNMLMGAVNAFNGKTNTVYNRLSGEYGAVSAVAKQYKTEGISSIVVAEENYGEGSSREHAAMEPRFLNVRVILAKSFARIHETNLKKQGMLAVTFANKEDYDRIQEHDIISIVGLGSFAPGRSLMAIVKHEDGKQESFEVLHTYNQQQIGWFRAGSALNSK from the coding sequence ATGGTGCATGATATTGAAATGCTAAAGAGATTTTACTCCACTTTTACAGACCGGGTATTCATTTCACGTAAGAACGTCGGCAGGTCTCTCACTTTAGCTGAAAAGATTCTATATGCTCACCTGTTTGACGAAAATCAGGAAACAAGTTATAAACGCGGTGAAGATTATGTAAACTTCCGGCCCGATAGAGTAGCGATGCAGGATGCTACTGCTCAGATGGCGCTATTGCAGTTTATGAATGCAGGAAAAGAGAAATCGGCCGTGCCGGCAACCGTGCATTGCGACCACCTGATTCAGGCATACAAAGGGGCGAGTGAAGATGTTGAAACGGCAAACGTTACAAACCGGGAAGTATACGACTTCCTGCGGGATGTTTCTTCCAAATATGGCATCGGGTTCTGGAAACCGGGTGCGGGAATAATCCATCAGGTGGTACTTGAAAATTACGCTTTCCCCGGAGGAATGATGGTTGGTACCGACTCGCATACGCCAAATGCAGGTGGATTAGGAATGATTGCCATTGGTGTGGGGGGTGCAGATGCTGTGGATGTAATGACTGGGATGGAATGGGAACTGAAAATGCCAAAACTGATTGGGGTGAAGCTGACCGGAAAACTCAGTGGATGGGCTTCTCCTAAGGATGTGATACTGAAACTGGCAGGAATATTGACCGTGAAAGGCGGAACCAATGCCATTATTGAATATTTCGGCGAAGGAGCAACTTCTCTTTCAGCTACCGGAAAAGCGACTATATGCAATATGGGAGCGGAAGTGGGCGCAACAACCTCTTTGTTTGCGTATGATGCTCAGATTTCCGACTATCTTCGTGCAACGGAAAGAGCGGAAATAGCCGATATGGCCGATGCTATTGTTACCGATTTACAGGCAGACCCGGAGGTGTATGCCAATCCGGAAAACTATTTCGATCGGATTATTGAAATTGATCTGTCTGCATTGGAACCCTATATTAACGGCCCGTTTACTCCAGATGCCGCGACTCCGATTTCGGAATTCGCAGCAAAGGTTATTGCCAACGACTATCCGCGGAAGATGGAGGTGGGACTGATTGGTTCATGCACCAACTCTTCCTATCAGGATATCAGTCGGGCGGCCTCAGTGGCGCGTCAAGCTATTGAAAAGAAAATAAAAGCAGAGGCTCCTTTGATTGTGAATCCAGGCTCAGAAAGAGTCTATCAAACTGCACTTCGCGATGGAATGATTGAGACTTTTGAGTCGGTAGGAGGAACCATAATGGCCAATGCTTGTGGTCCTTGTATTGGCCAATGGAAGCGTATAACAGATGATCCGACCCGTAAAAATGCAATCGTAACATCTTTTAATCGGAATTTTGCCAAACGGGCCGACGGCAACCCAAATACCTATGCATTTGTGGCTTCGCCGGAACTGACTATGGCACTGACCATTGCCGGTGACCTCTGTTTCAATCCGATGAAAGACAAGCTGACCAATGCTGATGGTGAGCAAGTGATGCTGGATGAACCAAAAGGAGAGAATCTCCCGATAAAAGGGTTTGCACAAGGAGACAGTGGATATATGGCTCCAGCTGGTGCTGCAACAGAGATAAAAATTGATCCTGCATCCACTCGCTTACAGGCGCTTCAGCCGTTCCCGGCATGGGATGGCAATGAACTGCTGAATATGCCCCTTTTGATTAAAGCACAGGGGAAATGTACAACAGACCACATCTCAATGGCCGGACCGTGGCTACGCTTCCGCGGCCATCTGGAAAATATTTCAGATAACATGTTGATGGGAGCGGTGAATGCTTTTAACGGAAAGACGAACACAGTTTATAACCGCTTGTCCGGAGAATACGGAGCGGTATCAGCCGTGGCAAAGCAGTACAAAACTGAGGGTATTTCTTCAATTGTAGTGGCGGAAGAAAATTACGGAGAAGGTTCTTCTCGTGAACATGCTGCCATGGAACCGCGTTTCTTAAATGTACGCGTGATTCTTGCCAAGAGTTTTGCACGCATTCACGAAACAAACCTGAAAAAACAGGGTATGTTGGCGGTTACTTTTGCCAATAAGGAAGATTATGATCGCATTCAGGAACATGATATTATTTCCATTGTGGGGCTCGGTTCTTTTGCTCCGGGACGCTCATTGATGGCGATTGTGAAGCATGAAGATGGAAAACAGGAGAGCTTTGAAGTGCTGCATACCTACAACCAGCAGCAAATTGGCTGGTTTAGAGCAGGATCGGCATTAAACAGTAAATAG
- the icd gene encoding NADP-dependent isocitrate dehydrogenase, producing MKITKENGRLIIPDCVTVPFIMGDGVGAEITPAAQAIVNAAVRAAYQGKKEIEWMEVLAGEKAFNATGSWLPDETMQMFKDYYVGIKGPLTTPIGGGIRSLNVALRQELDLYVCLRPVRWFSGVVSPVKEPQKVNMHIFRENTEDIYAGIEWEQGTPEAEKFYRFLRDEMGVTKVRFPETSSFGVKPVSKEGTERLVRAAIRYALTNNLPSVTLVHKGNIMKFTEGGFKKWGYELAEREFGNELREGKIVIKDVIADAFLQNTLLIPEEYSVIATLNLNGDYISDQLAAMVGGIGIAPGANINYDSGHAIFEATHGTAPNIAGQNCVNPSSLLLSAVMMLEYFGWNEAANLITSAMEQAFEKGKATHDLARFMPGGISLSTTEFRDLLVSIIEK from the coding sequence ATGAAAATTACGAAAGAAAACGGCCGGCTTATAATACCCGACTGTGTTACCGTACCCTTTATTATGGGAGATGGTGTTGGAGCGGAGATTACTCCTGCTGCACAAGCTATTGTCAATGCAGCAGTAAGAGCTGCATATCAAGGTAAAAAAGAGATTGAATGGATGGAGGTCTTGGCCGGTGAGAAAGCTTTCAATGCTACCGGTTCCTGGTTGCCTGATGAAACCATGCAGATGTTCAAGGATTACTATGTGGGAATAAAAGGTCCGCTAACTACTCCGATAGGCGGTGGAATACGTTCCTTGAATGTGGCGCTCAGGCAGGAACTCGATTTGTATGTTTGTCTGCGTCCGGTGCGTTGGTTCAGCGGAGTTGTTTCTCCAGTAAAGGAACCTCAAAAAGTGAATATGCATATTTTCCGCGAAAATACGGAAGATATCTATGCCGGTATCGAGTGGGAACAGGGTACACCCGAGGCGGAGAAGTTCTATCGTTTTCTTCGCGATGAGATGGGCGTAACCAAAGTGCGTTTCCCGGAAACCTCATCTTTCGGTGTGAAACCGGTTTCAAAAGAAGGAACCGAACGGTTGGTACGTGCAGCTATCCGCTACGCCTTGACCAACAATCTGCCAAGTGTAACACTTGTGCATAAAGGAAATATCATGAAGTTTACCGAAGGGGGATTCAAAAAGTGGGGATATGAACTCGCTGAACGGGAGTTCGGAAACGAATTGCGCGAAGGCAAAATCGTAATCAAAGATGTGATTGCCGATGCTTTTCTGCAAAACACATTACTTATTCCTGAGGAATATTCGGTTATTGCTACCCTGAACTTGAATGGCGACTATATATCTGACCAGCTTGCAGCCATGGTTGGCGGCATTGGTATAGCTCCGGGAGCCAATATAAACTATGACTCGGGACATGCCATTTTTGAGGCAACTCACGGAACGGCTCCGAACATTGCGGGACAGAATTGTGTTAATCCTTCGTCACTACTCTTGTCTGCTGTAATGATGCTTGAGTATTTTGGATGGAACGAAGCTGCCAATCTTATTACATCGGCTATGGAACAAGCTTTTGAAAAAGGTAAGGCAACTCATGATCTGGCTCGTTTCATGCCGGGAGGCATCTCCCTCTCCACAACAGA